Proteins from one Bradyrhizobium roseum genomic window:
- a CDS encoding Rne/Rng family ribonuclease, which translates to MPNKMLIDATHPEETRVVVVRGNRVEEFDFETAQRKQLRGNIYLAKVTRVEPSLQAAFIEYGGNRHGFLAFSEIHPDYYQIPVADRQALIEADERAHREAEEESENRSSSRHRGRSRHRNARRRGHGDRVQSGVVEGAGQDLAQAAQPYEGEGDAHLHDGAYVGEVHPHDAEHRENDAVHHEDAAHDHDALGRDHDHSHDHDAHHDRDHHPEQDSQSADSRADAAGENPALEPETGASAGVPVEAAAAETPAEAVHDLHAHDLHAHDEHHDDELARENAAYAEDAAHVEHAGEGYAVASSDEARAPEGDDDDEDDEDAEEEVVESVGGDDVLEEVPERAFRPRRQYKIQEVIKRRQVMLVQVVKEERGNKGAALTTYLSLAGRYAVLMPNTARGGGISRKITSAQDRSRLKEVVQDLDVPEGMGIILRTAGAARTKPEIKRDFEYLIRMWETVRDMTLKSQAPTLVYEEGSLIKRSLRDLYNKEIDEIQVAGQAGYDEARDFMKMLMPSNVRAVKQYRDGQPLFSRMGVESQLDAMFSPTVQLRSGGYIVINQTEALVSIDVNSGRSTREHHIEDTALKTNLEASEEVARQLRLRDLAGLIVIDFIDMDEKRNNRAVERKLSDCLRQDRARIQVGRISHFGLLEMSRQRIRASVLESSTEPCAMCGGSGHVRSVSSVALQLLRGIEEILMKGATHNLVVRTRTDVALYVLNHKRGHLRDLENAFKVSLAVNADPTVAGQQSFIIDRGEQVHTLEAAKALLVAQAAASPPQVEEAYDDDDVFDIETESEVETEETEGLTDDAAEAASSEGESEGDGHRRKRRRRRRGRGEPRDGAAPREDGDAMPVAGEAVEGAAAEDGETDEDEGDEQPGTPRGDQAANGERRPRRRGRRGGRRRRGGELEDGLAGSIADELGPTPAPEVTSAVADFDGGSFEPAPSLVQAAVSSEPVSRPTELPQPAAYTQPEPVVVSTPVPSAPAPSSEEATQESERAAAPRRSTVREKVSFVTSAPAEPTPSVSHSAPEPVHSPATAEPAPAASDESAPRKAGWWSRRFGSGE; encoded by the coding sequence ATGCCCAACAAGATGTTGATCGACGCCACCCACCCGGAAGAGACCCGGGTCGTTGTGGTCCGCGGCAACCGCGTCGAAGAATTTGATTTCGAGACCGCCCAGCGCAAACAACTCCGCGGCAATATCTACCTCGCCAAGGTCACGCGCGTAGAGCCGTCGCTGCAGGCGGCGTTCATCGAATATGGCGGCAACCGCCATGGCTTCCTAGCGTTCAGCGAAATTCACCCGGATTATTATCAGATCCCGGTCGCCGACCGTCAGGCGCTGATCGAGGCCGATGAACGCGCGCATCGCGAGGCCGAGGAGGAAAGCGAGAATAGGTCGTCCAGCCGCCACCGCGGCCGGTCGCGCCACCGCAATGCCCGTCGCCGCGGCCATGGCGACCGCGTCCAGAGCGGCGTCGTCGAAGGCGCCGGCCAGGACCTCGCGCAGGCGGCCCAGCCCTATGAAGGCGAAGGCGACGCGCATCTGCACGACGGCGCCTATGTCGGCGAAGTGCATCCGCACGATGCCGAGCATCGCGAGAATGATGCTGTGCATCATGAAGACGCGGCGCATGATCACGACGCGCTTGGTCGCGATCACGACCATTCGCACGATCATGATGCTCACCACGACCGCGATCACCACCCCGAACAGGATTCGCAAAGTGCCGACTCACGGGCGGATGCCGCCGGTGAAAACCCGGCCCTGGAACCGGAAACCGGCGCGTCCGCCGGGGTGCCGGTAGAGGCGGCCGCCGCCGAGACGCCGGCCGAAGCCGTGCATGATCTGCACGCCCATGACTTGCACGCCCATGACGAGCATCATGACGACGAACTGGCGCGTGAGAACGCGGCCTATGCCGAGGACGCGGCGCATGTCGAGCACGCCGGTGAGGGATACGCGGTTGCGTCTTCCGACGAAGCCCGAGCGCCCGAGGGTGACGACGACGACGAAGACGACGAGGACGCCGAAGAGGAAGTCGTCGAATCGGTCGGCGGCGACGACGTGCTCGAGGAAGTGCCCGAGCGCGCCTTCCGCCCACGCCGCCAGTACAAGATCCAGGAAGTCATCAAGCGCCGCCAGGTGATGCTGGTCCAGGTCGTCAAGGAAGAACGCGGCAACAAGGGCGCCGCGCTGACAACCTATCTGTCGCTGGCCGGCCGCTACGCCGTGCTGATGCCGAACACCGCCCGCGGCGGCGGCATCAGCCGCAAAATCACCTCGGCCCAGGACCGCTCGCGGCTGAAGGAAGTGGTGCAGGATCTCGACGTGCCGGAAGGCATGGGGATCATCCTTCGGACCGCCGGCGCCGCGCGGACCAAGCCCGAGATCAAGCGCGACTTCGAATACCTGATCCGGATGTGGGAAACCGTCCGCGACATGACGCTGAAGTCGCAGGCCCCCACCCTCGTTTACGAGGAAGGCTCGCTGATCAAGCGTTCGCTGCGCGACCTCTACAACAAGGAGATCGACGAAATCCAGGTTGCCGGCCAGGCCGGCTACGACGAAGCCCGCGATTTCATGAAGATGCTGATGCCCTCGAACGTGCGGGCGGTGAAGCAGTATCGCGACGGCCAGCCGCTGTTCTCGCGGATGGGCGTCGAGAGCCAGCTCGACGCGATGTTCTCGCCGACCGTGCAACTGCGTTCCGGCGGCTACATCGTGATCAACCAGACCGAGGCGCTGGTCTCGATCGACGTCAACTCCGGCCGTTCGACCCGCGAACATCACATCGAGGACACTGCGCTCAAGACCAATCTGGAGGCGTCCGAGGAAGTGGCGCGGCAGTTGCGCCTGCGCGATCTCGCGGGCCTGATCGTCATCGACTTCATCGACATGGACGAGAAGCGCAACAACCGTGCGGTCGAGCGCAAGCTCTCCGACTGCCTGCGGCAGGACCGCGCGCGCATCCAGGTCGGCCGCATCTCGCATTTCGGCCTGTTGGAAATGTCGCGCCAGCGCATCCGCGCCAGCGTGCTGGAAAGCTCGACCGAGCCGTGCGCGATGTGCGGCGGCAGCGGGCATGTCCGTTCGGTCTCGTCGGTGGCGCTGCAATTGCTGCGCGGCATCGAAGAAATCCTGATGAAGGGCGCGACCCACAATCTGGTGGTGCGGACCCGCACCGACGTCGCGCTCTATGTGCTGAACCACAAGCGCGGCCACCTGCGCGATCTGGAAAACGCTTTCAAGGTGTCGCTCGCCGTCAACGCTGATCCGACTGTGGCCGGCCAGCAATCGTTCATCATCGACCGCGGCGAACAGGTGCACACGCTGGAAGCCGCCAAGGCGTTGCTGGTGGCGCAGGCTGCAGCCTCCCCCCCGCAGGTCGAGGAGGCGTATGACGACGACGACGTATTCGACATCGAAACCGAATCCGAAGTCGAAACCGAAGAGACCGAGGGATTGACCGACGATGCCGCCGAGGCAGCCTCCAGTGAAGGCGAAAGCGAAGGCGACGGTCACCGCCGCAAGCGCCGCCGGCGCCGGCGCGGCCGCGGCGAGCCGCGCGATGGCGCCGCTCCGCGCGAGGACGGTGACGCGATGCCCGTTGCCGGCGAGGCCGTCGAAGGCGCGGCCGCCGAAGACGGTGAAACCGATGAGGATGAAGGCGACGAACAGCCCGGCACGCCCCGTGGCGATCAGGCCGCCAATGGCGAGCGACGTCCGCGCCGCCGCGGCCGTCGCGGCGGACGCCGCCGGCGTGGCGGCGAGCTGGAAGACGGACTGGCCGGATCGATCGCAGACGAACTGGGGCCGACACCGGCTCCGGAAGTGACCAGCGCTGTTGCCGATTTCGATGGCGGTTCGTTTGAGCCCGCACCATCGCTGGTGCAGGCCGCCGTTTCGTCCGAACCTGTCTCGCGGCCCACTGAGTTGCCGCAGCCTGCGGCCTACACCCAGCCTGAGCCGGTGGTGGTGAGCACGCCCGTTCCGTCGGCTCCCGCACCGTCCAGTGAAGAAGCCACGCAGGAATCCGAACGCGCCGCGGCGCCGCGGCGCTCGACCGTGCGCGAGAAGGTCAGCTTCGTGACCAGCGCGCCGGCCGAACCGACGCCCTCCGTAAGCCACAGCGCGCCTGAACCGGTCCATTCACCCGCTACGGCCGAGCCGGCGCCAGCGGCATCAGACGAATCTGCGCCGCGCAAGGCGGGCTGGTGGTCGCGGCGCTTCGGCAGCGGCGAGTAA
- a CDS encoding biotin transporter BioY: protein MSARILPESVVSPHYPLAAVLWPHRADGSSALLRSVVLVVLGTALLTLSAKVNLPLPYVPMTLQTLVVLVIGATYGWRLGSATTVAYLAEGAIGFPVFAGPVGGLAPLVGPTAGYLFGFVAAAFVTGWLAERGWDRSVFRLFVAMALGHILILAAGFGWLAFGMKLGVEKAWLVGIAPFIAASLIKNALGAALVPAVRRFFDPRG from the coding sequence ATGTCTGCGAGAATCCTGCCTGAATCCGTCGTGTCGCCGCATTATCCGCTTGCCGCCGTGCTGTGGCCGCATCGCGCCGACGGTTCGTCCGCGTTGTTGCGCAGCGTGGTTCTGGTCGTGCTGGGAACGGCGCTGTTGACCTTGTCGGCCAAGGTCAATCTCCCGTTGCCCTATGTGCCGATGACGCTGCAGACGCTGGTCGTGCTGGTGATCGGCGCGACCTATGGCTGGCGGCTCGGCAGTGCGACGACCGTCGCCTATCTCGCCGAAGGCGCGATCGGATTTCCGGTGTTCGCAGGCCCCGTCGGCGGTCTCGCGCCGCTGGTTGGTCCGACGGCCGGCTATCTCTTCGGCTTCGTGGCTGCGGCCTTCGTGACGGGATGGCTGGCGGAGCGCGGCTGGGACCGGTCGGTGTTTCGGCTGTTCGTGGCGATGGCGCTCGGACACATCCTCATTCTCGCCGCCGGATTCGGCTGGCTGGCGTTCGGCATGAAACTCGGTGTTGAAAAGGCGTGGCTGGTGGGCATCGCACCGTTCATCGCGGCGTCGCTGATCAAGAACGCGCTCGGCGCCGCGCTGGTACCGGCGGTGCGGCGGTTTTTCGACCCGCGCGGCTGA
- a CDS encoding pyridoxal phosphate-dependent aminotransferase has product MLESTLRDRAAPLLTPSARSDVPPFMVMDVMAAAARIEAAGGHVIHMEVGQPAAPAPKVAIAAAHAALDSTRIDYTSALGIPSLRVRIAKHYRDTYGCAVDPERIVITTGSSGGFILAFLSMFEPGDRVAVTVPGYPPYRHILTALGCEPVLIETSSATRHALTGEALLAAHRQAPLKGVLVGSPANPTGTMMSREALTGLITAAEGAGIRFISDEIYHGLDYAFPAVTAAELSPQALVINSFSKYFCMTGWRVGWMVVPEPLVRPIERLQQNLSISVPTLSQIAAEAAFEGREEMEAIKRGYQENRRILIEGLPKAGLTKFLPADGAFYLYADVSDFTADSFEFAGRMLEKAHVAATPGVDFDPIHGRHFIRFSYARSAEEMHEAVARIARWLG; this is encoded by the coding sequence AGCGATGTTCCGCCTTTCATGGTCATGGACGTGATGGCGGCGGCAGCCCGCATCGAAGCCGCCGGCGGCCATGTCATTCACATGGAAGTGGGACAACCGGCGGCGCCGGCTCCCAAGGTCGCCATTGCGGCTGCGCACGCGGCGCTCGATTCGACACGGATCGATTACACATCGGCGCTCGGCATTCCCTCGCTGCGCGTGCGAATCGCGAAACACTATCGCGATACGTACGGCTGTGCGGTCGATCCCGAGCGCATCGTGATCACGACCGGCTCGTCGGGCGGATTCATTCTCGCGTTCCTGTCGATGTTCGAGCCGGGCGACCGGGTCGCGGTGACGGTGCCGGGTTATCCGCCGTACCGGCACATCCTGACCGCGCTCGGCTGCGAGCCGGTGCTGATCGAGACTTCGAGTGCGACGCGTCATGCGCTGACCGGCGAGGCCTTGCTGGCCGCGCACCGCCAGGCGCCGCTGAAAGGCGTGCTGGTCGGCAGTCCCGCCAATCCGACCGGAACGATGATGTCTCGCGAAGCGCTCACCGGGCTGATCACTGCGGCGGAAGGCGCCGGCATCCGCTTCATCTCCGACGAAATCTATCACGGTCTCGACTACGCGTTTCCGGCGGTGACGGCGGCGGAGCTTTCACCGCAAGCGCTGGTGATCAACTCATTCTCGAAATATTTCTGCATGACCGGCTGGCGGGTCGGCTGGATGGTGGTGCCGGAGCCGCTGGTGCGGCCGATCGAGCGGTTGCAGCAGAACCTGTCGATCTCGGTGCCGACGCTGTCGCAGATCGCGGCTGAAGCGGCCTTTGAAGGCCGCGAGGAGATGGAGGCGATCAAGCGGGGCTACCAGGAGAACCGCCGCATCTTGATCGAGGGGCTGCCGAAGGCCGGCCTCACCAAATTCCTGCCGGCGGACGGCGCCTTCTACCTCTACGCCGACGTTTCGGATTTCACCGCCGACAGCTTTGAATTCGCCGGCCGCATGCTGGAAAAGGCGCATGTGGCGGCGACGCCCGGCGTCGACTTCGATCCGATCCACGGCCGCCACTTCATTCGCTTCTCCTACGCGCGCTCTGCCGAGGAGATGCATGAAGCGGTGGCGCGCATCGCGCGCTGGCTGGGATAG